A stretch of Labrus mixtus chromosome 7, fLabMix1.1, whole genome shotgun sequence DNA encodes these proteins:
- the txnrd3 gene encoding thioredoxin reductase 3 isoform X2, whose product MPPIENDTGKNELKTRIQQLIDSNQVLVFSKSYCPYCVKVKDLFKELQVDYNVVELDLIDDGPNYQELLLEMTGQKTVPNVFINKKHLGGCDNTMKAHKDGSLQQLLSQENDAYDYDLIVIGGGSGGLSCSKEAALLGKKVMVLDYVVPTPKGTTWGLGGTCVNVGCIPKKLMHQTALLGTAMQDARKFGWEFEETVKHNWETMKTAVNNYIGSLNWGYRVALRDKNVNYINAYAEFVEPHKVKATNKRGKETFYTAAKFILATGERPRYLGIPGDKEYCITSDDLFSLSYCPGKTLVIGASYVALECGGFLAGLGLDVTVMVRSILLRGFDQDMANRAGEHMEEHGVKFLRKFVPVKVEELEAGTPGRLKVTAKSTETDEIIEGEYNTVLIAVGRDACTDKIGLDKTGVKVNPKNGKIPVNDEEQTNVPNIYAIGDILEGKWELTPVAIQAGKLLARRLYAGAKLKCDYINVPTTVFTPLEYGACGLSEEKATELYGQENIEVFHSLFWPLEFTVPGRDNNRCYSKLICNKLDNDRVIGFHYLGPNAGEVTQGYGVAMKCGATKEQLDGTIGIHPTCAEIFTTLDVTKSSGGDITKAGC is encoded by the exons gtgaagGACTTATTCAAAGAGCTCCAAGTCGATTACAATGTGGTGGAGTTGGATCTCATAG ATGATGGACCCAACTACCAGGAATTGCTGCTCGAGATGACTGGACAGAAAACTGTTCCTAATGTCTTCATCAACAAGAAGCACCTTGGCGGCTGTGACAACACAATGAAG gctcaTAAAGACGgcagcctgcagcagctgctgagtCAAGAAAATGATGCTTATGACTACGACCTGATTGTCATCGGAGGAGGATCGGGAGGCCTCTCCTGCTCAAAG GAAGCTGCTTTATTGGGGAAGAAGGTCATGGTACTGGACTATGTTGTGCCCACACCAAAGGGAACCACCTGGG GTCTTGGTGGAACTTGTGTCAATGTGGGCTGCATTCCCAAGAAGCTGATGCACCAGACAGCCCTGCTGGGCACGGCCATGCAGGACGCACGCAAGTTCGGCTGGGAGTTTGAGGAAACAG TGAAACATAACTGGGAGACGATGAAGACGGCTGTGAACAACTACATCGGCTCATTGAACTGGGGCTACAGGGTGGCCCTGAGAGACAAGAATGTCAACTATATCAATGCTTACGCAGAGTTTGTTGAACCACACAAAGTCAAG GCGACAAACAAACGAGGGAAGGAGACATTTTACACAGCAGCTAAGTTTATCTTGGCTACAGGAGAGAGGCCGCGCTACCTTGGCATCCCTGGAGACAAGGAGTACTGCATCACCAG CGACGACCTCTTCTCATTGTCTTACTGCCCGGGAAAGACCCTGGTGATCGGGGCTTCATACGTGGCTCTGGAGTGCGGCGGCTTCCTGGCCGGCCTCGGTCTCGATGTCACCGTCATGGTGCGGTCGATCCTGCTGAGGGGCTTTGACCAGGACATGGCCAACCGTGCCGGGGAGCACATGGAGGAGCACGGCGTGAAGTTCCTCCGAAAATTTGTGCCTGTAAAG gtagAGGAGCTGGAAGCAGGCACTCCTGGGAGGCTGAAGGTGACAGCCAAGTCAACAGAAACGGACGAGATCATCGAGGGAGAGTACAACACT GTGTTGATAGCCGTTGGCCGGGACGCGTGCACAGACAAGATTGGCCTCGACAAGACGGGCGTTAAAGTCAACCCTAA GAATGGAAAAATCCCAGTGAACGATGAAGAGCAGACTAACGTGCCTAACATCTACGCCATCGGAGACATCCTGGAAGGCAAGTGGGAGCTGACACCTGTAGCCATCCAGGCCGGCAAGCTGCTCGCACGGCGCCTCTACGCTGGGGCAAAACTCAAG TGTGACTACATCAACGTTCCCACTACGGTCTTCACCCCGCTGGAGTACGGCGCCTGCGGTCTGTCAGAGGAGAAAGCCACTGAGCTCTATGGACAGGAAAACATCgag GTGTTCCACAGTCTCTTCTGGCCTCTGGAGTTCACTGTGCCCGGCAGGGACAACAACAGATGCTACTCGAAGCTCATCTGCAACAAACTGGACAAC GACCGCGTCATCGGGTTCCACTACCTGGGTCCGAATGCTGGGGAGGTGACGCAGGGCTATGGTGTCGCCATGAAATGCGGCGCCACTAAAGAGCAGCTGGACGGCACCATCGGCATCCACCCAACCTGTGCTGAG ATCTTTACCACTTTGGACGTGACCAAGAGCTCGGGTGGAGACATCACCAAGGCCGGCTGCTGA
- the txnrd3 gene encoding thioredoxin reductase 3 isoform X1, which translates to MPPIENDTGKNELKTRIQQLIDSNQVLVFSKSYCPYCVKVKDLFKELQVDYNVVELDLIDDGPNYQELLLEMTGQKTVPNVFINKKHLGGCDNTMKAHKDGSLQQLLSQENDAYDYDLIVIGGGSGGLSCSKEAALLGKKVMVLDYVVPTPKGTTWGLGGTCVNVGCIPKKLMHQTALLGTAMQDARKFGWEFEETGERSEHRPRRSRRGDISPACHVKHNWETMKTAVNNYIGSLNWGYRVALRDKNVNYINAYAEFVEPHKVKATNKRGKETFYTAAKFILATGERPRYLGIPGDKEYCITSDDLFSLSYCPGKTLVIGASYVALECGGFLAGLGLDVTVMVRSILLRGFDQDMANRAGEHMEEHGVKFLRKFVPVKVEELEAGTPGRLKVTAKSTETDEIIEGEYNTVLIAVGRDACTDKIGLDKTGVKVNPKNGKIPVNDEEQTNVPNIYAIGDILEGKWELTPVAIQAGKLLARRLYAGAKLKCDYINVPTTVFTPLEYGACGLSEEKATELYGQENIEVFHSLFWPLEFTVPGRDNNRCYSKLICNKLDNDRVIGFHYLGPNAGEVTQGYGVAMKCGATKEQLDGTIGIHPTCAEIFTTLDVTKSSGGDITKAGC; encoded by the exons gtgaagGACTTATTCAAAGAGCTCCAAGTCGATTACAATGTGGTGGAGTTGGATCTCATAG ATGATGGACCCAACTACCAGGAATTGCTGCTCGAGATGACTGGACAGAAAACTGTTCCTAATGTCTTCATCAACAAGAAGCACCTTGGCGGCTGTGACAACACAATGAAG gctcaTAAAGACGgcagcctgcagcagctgctgagtCAAGAAAATGATGCTTATGACTACGACCTGATTGTCATCGGAGGAGGATCGGGAGGCCTCTCCTGCTCAAAG GAAGCTGCTTTATTGGGGAAGAAGGTCATGGTACTGGACTATGTTGTGCCCACACCAAAGGGAACCACCTGGG GTCTTGGTGGAACTTGTGTCAATGTGGGCTGCATTCCCAAGAAGCTGATGCACCAGACAGCCCTGCTGGGCACGGCCATGCAGGACGCACGCAAGTTCGGCTGGGAGTTTGAGGAAACAGGTGAGCGCTCAGAGCACCGACCCAGGAGGTCGCGAAGGGGGGACATCTCTCCAGCTTGCCACG TGAAACATAACTGGGAGACGATGAAGACGGCTGTGAACAACTACATCGGCTCATTGAACTGGGGCTACAGGGTGGCCCTGAGAGACAAGAATGTCAACTATATCAATGCTTACGCAGAGTTTGTTGAACCACACAAAGTCAAG GCGACAAACAAACGAGGGAAGGAGACATTTTACACAGCAGCTAAGTTTATCTTGGCTACAGGAGAGAGGCCGCGCTACCTTGGCATCCCTGGAGACAAGGAGTACTGCATCACCAG CGACGACCTCTTCTCATTGTCTTACTGCCCGGGAAAGACCCTGGTGATCGGGGCTTCATACGTGGCTCTGGAGTGCGGCGGCTTCCTGGCCGGCCTCGGTCTCGATGTCACCGTCATGGTGCGGTCGATCCTGCTGAGGGGCTTTGACCAGGACATGGCCAACCGTGCCGGGGAGCACATGGAGGAGCACGGCGTGAAGTTCCTCCGAAAATTTGTGCCTGTAAAG gtagAGGAGCTGGAAGCAGGCACTCCTGGGAGGCTGAAGGTGACAGCCAAGTCAACAGAAACGGACGAGATCATCGAGGGAGAGTACAACACT GTGTTGATAGCCGTTGGCCGGGACGCGTGCACAGACAAGATTGGCCTCGACAAGACGGGCGTTAAAGTCAACCCTAA GAATGGAAAAATCCCAGTGAACGATGAAGAGCAGACTAACGTGCCTAACATCTACGCCATCGGAGACATCCTGGAAGGCAAGTGGGAGCTGACACCTGTAGCCATCCAGGCCGGCAAGCTGCTCGCACGGCGCCTCTACGCTGGGGCAAAACTCAAG TGTGACTACATCAACGTTCCCACTACGGTCTTCACCCCGCTGGAGTACGGCGCCTGCGGTCTGTCAGAGGAGAAAGCCACTGAGCTCTATGGACAGGAAAACATCgag GTGTTCCACAGTCTCTTCTGGCCTCTGGAGTTCACTGTGCCCGGCAGGGACAACAACAGATGCTACTCGAAGCTCATCTGCAACAAACTGGACAAC GACCGCGTCATCGGGTTCCACTACCTGGGTCCGAATGCTGGGGAGGTGACGCAGGGCTATGGTGTCGCCATGAAATGCGGCGCCACTAAAGAGCAGCTGGACGGCACCATCGGCATCCACCCAACCTGTGCTGAG ATCTTTACCACTTTGGACGTGACCAAGAGCTCGGGTGGAGACATCACCAAGGCCGGCTGCTGA